CTTTATCATCGCCAGTCAACAGCTTTAGCTTTGCCGGGATTTCTATATACTGTAACTTATAGGTTTGTTTGTTTGTTGTTGCTCCTTCGGTGCTCTCTGTTTTCCCATTAATTGTTGTGAGTTTTAGTGCAGTACTGAAAGCGTAGCTTTCTCTAAAAAGGAAATCGCCTAGAACACCATAACTAAAGCCTAATTTTACTCCATCAGAATTTATAGAATTTACATCAGATCTTATCCAGCCTATAGTTGGATGCGCAGTCAATCCAAGCTTAAAATCTGCTCCATCTCTGTATTGAGCCTGTAAATTATTAACTAAAAAAAATACAAAAATCAGTGTAATTAGCTTTTTCATGTTCATAGTGTTTGTTTAATATCAAAATATCTTTCGACAAAGCTCTTCTATTTTCATAAATTCGAATGTTATAGCAATAGAATAATTAGAATGAGCCCTTTTTTTGTTAACAGCGTCAAATTTAGTTTTTTTTTCCTGATAAGCTTAATTTGCTTATCATCCTGTAATCAGGAAAAGAAGATAGATATCAGTAATATACAGATAGATTTAACGATTGAAAGATTTGACAAGGATCTGGCTAAAGTAAATCCCGATAGCCTGTCCACCCAATTACCTATTCTTGAGAAGAGATATGGAGCTTTTTACCATGATTATTTTAGTAAAATTCTGAATCTTGGCCAAACTAATGATACTAGCCATTACACTTTGGTTAAACAAATTCTTACAGGAAGTGCCTACAAAGATCTTCAACACGAAACAGACAGCATTTTTCCAAGTTTAAAAATGGTTGAGCCTGATATTATTGATGCATTTAAACACATTAAATATTATTATCCCAAACAAAAATTCCCAAAAATAATTACATATATATCTGGCTTCCAAGTCCAAACCCCAATTGGCATAGATTATGTCGGAGTTGGGCTTGATATGTTTTTAGGAGAGAAATCTAAATTTTATCCTGCTGTGGTAGAAAGCATACCAAGGTATATAAGCAGAAGATTTACACCTAAAAATATAGCTCCGAGAATTGTGGAAGTTATAACCAGAGAAGAAATGTTTCCCGAGCAGGATTTACACCAGCTATTGGATAAGATGATTTTTCAGGGAAAACTAATGTATTTTATGAAAGCAGTTCAACCAGATTTAGCGGACAGTACGATAATAGGTTATAGTAAACAGCAAATTGACTGGGCAAACCAATTTGAAAGTGATATTTGGGCATATTTTCTCCAAGAAAATCTATTATATGAAAGTGATTACTTGAAAACACAAAAGTATCTTTCAGAGGCACCTTTTACTCCAGGGCTGGGAAGTCATAATGACTCTGCACCTAAGTTAGGAGTATTTACAGGTTGGCAAATTGTAAAGAAATATATGAAGGAAAATCCTGAAGTTTCTTTACAGGATTTGATGAGTGAGAATGATTTTCAAAAGATTTTAAAACAGTCGAGGTACAGACCGGAACATAAAAAGTAGCATCTAATATGAAAATTGGACTTGTTCTAAGTGGAGGGGGTATCAGGGGAATTGCTCATTTAGGCGTATTAAAAGCGCTAAAAGAGAAAAATATTGCAATTACCCATATCACTGGCACAAGTGCCGGAGCCATTGCTGGTGCCTTATACGCAAATCAGGTAGACCCGTATGATGCACTCAAGATTTTTCAAAACACAAGATTATTAAGACTCTTAAAATTAGCATTTGGAAAACCGGCGTTACTTAATCTGGAATCTTCATATAAATTATTTAGAGAATATCTGCCACACGATTCTTTCGAACAATTAAAAATACCTTTAACTATTACCGCTACCAATTTCAACAACGGAAAGCTGGCTTATTTCAGTCACGGTGAAAATCTGATTAAAAAAGTTCTTGCTTCCTGCTGTATCCCCGGCGTTTTCACACCCATAGTAATTGACGATAATTTTTATGTGGACGGCGGTGTATTGAATAATTTTCCGGTAGAACCCCTGCTTTCTAAATGCGATTATATTATAGGTTCTTCCTGCAACCATCTGTCTCCTATAGGAGGAATCAGGGGCATTAAGCATATCCTTGAACGCACAGCTACATTATCTGTTAATCATGATATTGAGGAAAAAATAAAAAAAGTAGACCTTTTGATAGAACCTGAAAACCTGGGAAATGTGGGCTTATTCGAAATAAACCGAGCTGAGGAAATTTATTGGATAGCACACGAAAAAGCTTTGAAAAAGCTAACCGAGGCTGGCTTAAGTTAAAACAAAAAAGCTTCACTCTTTCGAGCAAAGCCTTAATCTATATTGTTTTTCGGATTTTATCCTTTCAAAATCTTAAACACGCCTGAAATAGAAATCAGGGCACCAACGAAAGTTAAAACCCAACCTAATAAATCAATAACTGTTGAGTGTTCTATAATTTGTTTAATATACACACCAAATAGCGTTACAAATAAACCGATAACAATTACTTTATAGTGTGACGGATTGTTTGCGTTTACCATGCTCATAATTTTCGAAGATTAATTTTAATCAATTGCAAAAATATAATTATTGTTCAATAAAACACATTTTATTTTATAATTGTAGCGATATTAATCACTTAGTCGTAAGAAGTAAATAACAATATTTATTAATTCATGAGATACTATATCTTACTTTCAATATTTACACTCTTTCTTTTCAATAGCTGTAAGGAGAAAGATAATAATGCTATTTGTTTGACGGAATGTGGAAGTGTTTCACAGACACTTAGATTAAGTATTGTTGAAGAAGAAGGCAATTCCAGTTACCTTATTTCGCAAAGTAAACAAAAAGGAGATATACAGCTGCAACTTTATAGTTTACGATTAAAAAAAGAAATTCCATACACAATAGAGAAAGGAACAAATTATATTTCATTTCAAATTATAGGTTCCGACGAAATTGAAGTGCGCTTGAATGGTAATCTGGAAGATACGATTAAGATAGAAACAAGGTATATAAAAGACGACTGTTGCGGAGGCCTGGAAATAGTAAAGTTATCAGTTAACAATTCCTTCATCAATAAGCCTGAAAATTCCATTATAGTTATAAAAAAATAAGTTTGGAACTGCTTTTGTTTGTTTTATATTTTGTAACATAAACATCTACAGTTATGACAAAGTATTCGAAAAAGGCTCAGAATAAAATCGAAGGGGTAATGAAAGAGTTTAAAGAGGGTAAGTTAAAATCAAGCTCTGGAGACAAAGTAACCGATAGAAAGCAAGCAGTAGCGATCGGAATATCAGAAGCTCGGGAAAAAGGATTAAAAGTTCCTAAAAAGAAAAAATAACATTCAGAAGAAAACAGATCGTAAATAATTCTTTTTAAAACTTTATCTTTATAAGCTCTCAAAAAAAGCGATATCATAAGAAGATGCTTAAACAGTTAAGTCATTGGTTTCTTACTTTATTGTTCTGCTTTTCATTTACCTCAGTTTTTTCTTCTGATGACTCTGAGATCTATGCCAAAAAAGGAATTATTGATTTACGTAAACATGATTTTTCTAAGAACGCAAAAGTAAAAGGCGAATGGTTTTTCTATTGGAATCAGCTTATCGCCCCATCCAATTCACTTCCTCCTGGAGGTCTTTTGGTAAATTTCCCATTAAAATGGACAGATTATAAAACCAACGGAAAAACTCTCCCAAGCGTCGGTTATGCATCTTATACGTCCAAACTTCTTCTACCTCACGACAGTGCCGTTTATACATTACTTATTCCTCCTACCTATTCTTCATATAAATTCTTTATCAATAATCGATTAGTTGCTGTAAATGGTAAAGTTACGACGTCTCCCAAAGGCTTTGTACCCCACTTTCAGACCAAGCTTGTAAATCTGAACTCGACTAACGATACAATCATCCTAACTTTACAAGTAGCCAATTATGCACACAGTAAAGGTGGGACTATGGATCCGCTTATAATAGGGCGAAAGGAAAATTTGGAGTTAAAAAAAGATAGAAGTGACGCTATCATCCTTATATTAACAGGATGCCTTATTATGGGCGGTTTCTTCTTTCTTGCACTTTTTTTAGTGGGCAGAAGAGACAATGCAATACTTTTTTTTGCACTTTTCTCTATACTATATAGCTACAGAATAATAGGTACAGAAAGTTATGTGCTGCATTCTTTATTTCCGAATATTAGTTGGTTTCTAAGTATCCGTTTGGAATATTTTAGCCTTTTTTCGAGTATTGGTTTATTTACCCTGTACAACAGGTTTCTTTTTCCTCAAGATGTTAACAAATACATCGTACGTACTGTTGTTACTATCTGTATTTCTTTCTCCCTGGCTACAATATTTTTTTCACCTTTTATTTTCACACAGTTAATAAACCCTTTTCTGTTTGTTTGTCTATTTTGCCTAACCTACACCCCCTATGTTTATTTACTGGCGTATAAAAGAAAAAGACCTGGAGCTATTTACACCATTGCCAGTACACTAGTTTTGGTACTGATTTTTTCTTTAACTCTTTTCCGTTATTGGAGACTCATCGACCATCATCAAATTCTTAATTTCTTTGGATACATTAGCATATTTTTCTTGCAATCACTTGCGCTTTCGCATCGTGTCTCATTCGCCTTAAGAAGAGCAAAAAAAGAGGCAGAAACAGGATTAATTGCCAAAAGTGAGTTTTTAAGTACGATGAGTCACGAGATCCGAACTCCGTTAAATTCCGTAATAGGAGTTACTCATCTTCTGTTAAAAAACAGTCCGAGGGAAGATCAGAAAGAGCAGCTTGACATTATGTTGTTCTCTGCAAACAATTTACTAGCAATTGTAAATGATATCCTAGACTATAATAAAATAGAAGCTGGTAAGATATCTTTTGAAAATATTAAGATGGATATCTCCAAACTCGCTCAAAATCTGATTAGCTCTCAACTTTCATTCGCCGACGATAAAGGAATAGAACTTCGTCTTAATTTAGATAAAAATTTAAGTCCTCATTTAAAAGGGGATCCTACAAGACTACATCAAATACTAAGTAATTTGGTACATAATGCCATAAAATTCACGCAAAAAGGTTTCGTAGAACTGGGTATTGTGGTTAAAAACTCCAACGATAATAAACAGACCTTATACTTCTATGTTAAGGATTCCGGAATTGGCATTTCCAAAGAAAAACAGGACATTATATTCGATCAATTTACTCAGGCTGACTCATCTACATCCAGAAGTTTTGGAGGTACGGGATTGGGATTGGCTATATGTAAAAGGATTCTTGAATTACAACATTCTGAACTCCGATTGGAAAGCGAAGAGAATAAAGGTTCCACATTCTTCTTTACCCACACTTTTGAGAAAGAGACAGTACTTGAAAACAGCTCATCTGCAGACCAGACCGTGTTTGACAAAAAGACCGATTTGGAAGGAGCTCATATATTATTAGTTGAAGACAATATCATGAATGTATACATCGCGAAAGCTTTTCTGGAAAAATGGGGAGCAATAATGGACGTTGCAGCAAATGGTAAAGAGAGCTTAGAGAAGTTAGATATCAATAAACATCAATTAATATTGATGGATCTCCATATGCCAATAATGGATGGCTATGAAGCAACAAAGCAAATGAGAAAAATGGGCGTGAAACTTCCGATTATTGCTTTAACTGCAAACTTACCCTCGGATGTCGAATACGAACTTGAAAAAGCCGAAATGGATGATATTGTTGTAAAACCATTTCTACCTGAGGAACTGCTTAACAAGACCTTAAAGCATATCAATAAAAATTAAACGATTCTTATAAAAAGGAAAAGGTTACCATTCTTAAGAACAGTAACCTTTTCCTTTTTATCTTAGATCCCGTATTAACCGTTAGACAACGCTGCTGCACCGCTAACAATCTCTGATAATTCTGTTGTGATCGCTGCCTGACGAGCCTGATTATATGAAAGTTTCAAGGCCTTTAATAACTCTCCTGCATTATCAGTAGCTTTATCCATAGCTGTCATACGCGCTCCATGCTCGGAAGCATGAGAATCCAATACAGCTTTATATAACTGCAACTTGATGTTTTTTGGAATCAAGTTCTCAACAATTTCTTCTTTAGAAGGTTCCAAGATATAATCTACATTAGAAGTATTTTCTTCTTCTACTTTCTCCGCTTTTGGAACTGGCAATAATTGCTCTACTGTCAACAACTGAACAGCCGCATTTCTAAATTGGTTATAAATAACCTCTACCTTATCGTATTTTCCGTCTACGAAACCTTTCATAATAGCCTCTGTTATTGCAGAAACATTTTCAAAGTTCAAGGCAGAGAAAAGATCATTATTATTTCCAATAACGTTATAATCACGTCTTTCGTAATAATCCTGAGCTTTTTTACCAATTGCAATAATATGCAAGTTACCGCTCTGTCTGTATGAATCGTACTCTTCGGCAATTAAGTTATTAGCAGTTTTTAATACGTTTGTGTTAAAAGCTCCTGCTAATCCTCTATTAGAAGTGATAACGACTAGTAAGACATTTTTCACCTCACGTTCCTGTGTATATGCAGAAACCCCATCTTCTAAAGAAGCAGAAAGATTTTTTAATATTTCCTGTAGCTTGTTAGCATAAGGGCGTAATTGAATAATAGCATTGGTAGCTCTTTTCAATTTAGCTGCCGAAACCATTTTCATCGCTTTGGTAATCTGTTGGGTTGAGCTTACCGACGCGATTCTTACTCTAACTTCTTTTAAATTTGCCATTCTTTTTAGTATCTAGTAGTAAGTATCAAGTATCCGGCTCCTATATGGGCTTAATACTTGATACCAAATCTTGCTACTTAAACTTAATATTTTGCCGAAATTTCTTTCGCTACTGTTTCTAAAACGCTTGTTAAGCTATCATCAAATTTACCAGCTTTTAAACCAGCTAATACCTCTGGATGACGTTGCTCTAGTTGGTTAACGAACTCCTCTTCAAATTCCCTTACCTTGTTAACCGGAACATTTCTCATCAAATTCTTAGTACCTACGTAAATAATAGCTACTTGTTTCTCTACAGAAACTGGCGAGAACTGACCTTGTTTCAAAATCTCTACGTTGCGAGCACCTTTATCAAGCACTAACTTAGTAGATGCGTCTAGATCTGATCCGAATTTAGAGAAAGCCTCTAACTCGCGGTATTGTGCCTGGTCTAATTTCAAAGTACCAGCAACCTTCTTCATTGATTTGATTTGAGCATTACCACCTACACGTGATACAGAAATACCTACGTTGATAGCTGGACGAACACCTGCGTTAAACAAGTTAGACTCAAGGAATATCTGCCCGTCAGTGATAGAAATTACGTTTGTTGGAATATATGCAGAAACGTCACCCGCCTGAGTTTCGATAATAGGGAGTGCAGTTAACGAACCTCCTCCTTTTACCAAATGTTTAATAGACTCCGGCAAATCGTTCATTTGTTGAGCTATAGAGTCATTTGAGTTAACTTTCGCTGCTCTTTCTAATAAACGGCTATGTAAATAGAATACGTCTCCCGGATATGCCTCGCGACCTGGAGGACGTTTCAATAATAATGATACTTCACGGTAAGCAACAGCTTGTTTAGATAAATCATCATAAATGATTAAAGCTGGTCTACCTGTGTCACGGAAATACTCACCAATTGCAGCACCTGCAAATGGCGCGTAGAATTGCATTGGAGCAGGATCCGCGGCTGTAGCCGAAACTACTACTGTATAAGCCATAGCGCCGTTCTCTTCTAACGTTTTAACAACGTTAGCAACAGTACTTGCTTTCTGACCAACTGCAACATATATACAAAATACAGGCTGACCTGCATCATAAAATTCTTTTTGGTTGATGATAGTATCGATACAAACCGCTGATTTACCAGTTTGACGGTCACCGATAACTAACTCACGCTGACCACGACCAATTGGAATCATCGCATCGATAGCTTTGATACCAGTTTGTAATGGTTCAGTTACAGGCTGACGGTAAATAACACCTGGAGCTTTACGCTCTAATGGCATTTCGTAAGTTTCACCAGCGATAGGTCCTTTACCATCAATTGGCTGACCCAATGTATTAACAACACGACCTAACATACCTTCACCTACTTTAATAGATGCGATTCTGTTAGTACGTTTAATAGTATCACCTTCTTTAATCTCATCAGAAGGTCCCAACAATACAACCCCTACATTATCTTCTTCAAGATTCAGTACTATACCTTGTAAACCAGTTTCAAATTCAACTAGTTCACCAGCTTGTACTTTGGTTAAACCATAAACACGAGCAATACCGTCACCTACTTGAAGTACGGTACCTACCTCTTCTAATTCTGTTTCTGACTTAAATCCCGACAATTGCTGACGTAAAATCGCCGAAACTTCATCTGGTCTTACCTCTACCATTTTTATTTATTTAGCTTTTTATTGTTAATCTAATTATTACAAATTCTTTTTTATGCAAATGCCTTTTTCAATTGGCTTAATTTGCTGGCAATGCTGGCGTCGTATTGTTTATCACCTATAGTCAATACAATACCTCCAATTAAATTTTCGTCCACACTTGCATTCAATATTACTTCGCCACCTAAAACAGATTTCACCCTGTTGATAATCTCTTCCTTTGAAATTTCGGTTAGCGGAGTTGCTGAAACAACTTTTACAGTATTAATATTGTTATGTACATTGTACTGATTTACAAATTCCCTCGCTGCCCCTTGTAATACTGCTGCTCTCCCTTTATTAATCATAATATTGAAGAAAGAATAGGTAACCTGCTGCAATTTTCCTTCGAAAATTGCCGATAAAATATTCCTCTTTTTATCTAAACTGATAATCGGATTTTTTATCACAGTTGCCAGTTCAGGATTTGCTTTAAGCGTGTCTGCAAAAAGTTGCATATCATTTCTGACCTCCTTTTCTACATTTTTTTCTATAGCTAGGTCTAAAAGTGATTTTGCGTATCTTGATGCTACTTTAATTTCTGACATAATTCAAGAGTTTAAAATTAAAAGTTAGAAGTTAAAAGGCTTTACACCTGCTACTTTTCACTTTCAACCTTGTACTTTAAACTAATTTAACTTAATATCTTTTAATAAACCCTCTACTACCTGCTCCTGTTTAGCTTTATCTGCAAATTCCTGACGAAGAACCTTCTCAGCAATCTCTAAAGACAAATTAGCAACCTGAGACTTCACTTCGGCTAAAGCGGCTAACTTTTGATTATTGATTTCTACTTTAGCAGCTTCAATCAATTTAGCGCCCTCTACCTGTGCCTGAGTTTTAGCTTCATTAACGATTTTATCTTTTAAAGATTTAGCTTCTTTCAATATTTCATCGCGCTCTGCTCTCGCTTGCTTTAACAATGCTTCGTTCTCGTTAGATAGACGAGCCATTTCTTGCTTTGCTAATTCCGCTTTGTTTAAAGCATCTTCAATAGAGCTCTCGCGCTCACGAATAGCTGCAAGAATTGGTTTCCATGCTGCAACTCTTAAGATGATTAATAAAATTACAAAAGATACAAGTGTCCAAAAAACTA
This genomic interval from Pseudopedobacter saltans DSM 12145 contains the following:
- the gldB gene encoding gliding motility lipoprotein GldB codes for the protein MSPFFVNSVKFSFFFLISLICLSSCNQEKKIDISNIQIDLTIERFDKDLAKVNPDSLSTQLPILEKRYGAFYHDYFSKILNLGQTNDTSHYTLVKQILTGSAYKDLQHETDSIFPSLKMVEPDIIDAFKHIKYYYPKQKFPKIITYISGFQVQTPIGIDYVGVGLDMFLGEKSKFYPAVVESIPRYISRRFTPKNIAPRIVEVITREEMFPEQDLHQLLDKMIFQGKLMYFMKAVQPDLADSTIIGYSKQQIDWANQFESDIWAYFLQENLLYESDYLKTQKYLSEAPFTPGLGSHNDSAPKLGVFTGWQIVKKYMKENPEVSLQDLMSENDFQKILKQSRYRPEHKK
- a CDS encoding outer membrane beta-barrel protein; the encoded protein is MKKLITLIFVFFLVNNLQAQYRDGADFKLGLTAHPTIGWIRSDVNSINSDGVKLGFSYGVLGDFLFRESYAFSTALKLTTINGKTESTEGATTNKQTYKLQYIEIPAKLKLLTGDDKEVRFYGEFGLGNAFNVRAKADVKSNNSANTAEGLDIYKRTSFYRGSIIIGGGAEIATSGKTRILAGLTFDNGFTDIQKGDGALKSSYLGINLGVFF
- the atpG gene encoding ATP synthase F1 subunit gamma; the protein is MANLKEVRVRIASVSSTQQITKAMKMVSAAKLKRATNAIIQLRPYANKLQEILKNLSASLEDGVSAYTQEREVKNVLLVVITSNRGLAGAFNTNVLKTANNLIAEEYDSYRQSGNLHIIAIGKKAQDYYERRDYNVIGNNNDLFSALNFENVSAITEAIMKGFVDGKYDKVEVIYNQFRNAAVQLLTVEQLLPVPKAEKVEEENTSNVDYILEPSKEEIVENLIPKNIKLQLYKAVLDSHASEHGARMTAMDKATDNAGELLKALKLSYNQARQAAITTELSEIVSGAAALSNG
- the atpH gene encoding ATP synthase F1 subunit delta, whose product is MSEIKVASRYAKSLLDLAIEKNVEKEVRNDMQLFADTLKANPELATVIKNPIISLDKKRNILSAIFEGKLQQVTYSFFNIMINKGRAAVLQGAAREFVNQYNVHNNINTVKVVSATPLTEISKEEIINRVKSVLGGEVILNASVDENLIGGIVLTIGDKQYDASIASKLSQLKKAFA
- a CDS encoding ATP-binding protein, producing the protein MLKQLSHWFLTLLFCFSFTSVFSSDDSEIYAKKGIIDLRKHDFSKNAKVKGEWFFYWNQLIAPSNSLPPGGLLVNFPLKWTDYKTNGKTLPSVGYASYTSKLLLPHDSAVYTLLIPPTYSSYKFFINNRLVAVNGKVTTSPKGFVPHFQTKLVNLNSTNDTIILTLQVANYAHSKGGTMDPLIIGRKENLELKKDRSDAIILILTGCLIMGGFFFLALFLVGRRDNAILFFALFSILYSYRIIGTESYVLHSLFPNISWFLSIRLEYFSLFSSIGLFTLYNRFLFPQDVNKYIVRTVVTICISFSLATIFFSPFIFTQLINPFLFVCLFCLTYTPYVYLLAYKRKRPGAIYTIASTLVLVLIFSLTLFRYWRLIDHHQILNFFGYISIFFLQSLALSHRVSFALRRAKKEAETGLIAKSEFLSTMSHEIRTPLNSVIGVTHLLLKNSPREDQKEQLDIMLFSANNLLAIVNDILDYNKIEAGKISFENIKMDISKLAQNLISSQLSFADDKGIELRLNLDKNLSPHLKGDPTRLHQILSNLVHNAIKFTQKGFVELGIVVKNSNDNKQTLYFYVKDSGIGISKEKQDIIFDQFTQADSSTSRSFGGTGLGLAICKRILELQHSELRLESEENKGSTFFFTHTFEKETVLENSSSADQTVFDKKTDLEGAHILLVEDNIMNVYIAKAFLEKWGAIMDVAANGKESLEKLDINKHQLILMDLHMPIMDGYEATKQMRKMGVKLPIIALTANLPSDVEYELEKAEMDDIVVKPFLPEELLNKTLKHINKN
- a CDS encoding F0F1 ATP synthase subunit B, which gives rise to MELITPSIGLVFWTLVSFVILLIILRVAAWKPILAAIRERESSIEDALNKAELAKQEMARLSNENEALLKQARAERDEILKEAKSLKDKIVNEAKTQAQVEGAKLIEAAKVEINNQKLAALAEVKSQVANLSLEIAEKVLRQEFADKAKQEQVVEGLLKDIKLN
- a CDS encoding DUF6496 domain-containing protein, translated to MTKYSKKAQNKIEGVMKEFKEGKLKSSSGDKVTDRKQAVAIGISEAREKGLKVPKKKK
- the atpA gene encoding F0F1 ATP synthase subunit alpha — its product is MVEVRPDEVSAILRQQLSGFKSETELEEVGTVLQVGDGIARVYGLTKVQAGELVEFETGLQGIVLNLEEDNVGVVLLGPSDEIKEGDTIKRTNRIASIKVGEGMLGRVVNTLGQPIDGKGPIAGETYEMPLERKAPGVIYRQPVTEPLQTGIKAIDAMIPIGRGQRELVIGDRQTGKSAVCIDTIINQKEFYDAGQPVFCIYVAVGQKASTVANVVKTLEENGAMAYTVVVSATAADPAPMQFYAPFAGAAIGEYFRDTGRPALIIYDDLSKQAVAYREVSLLLKRPPGREAYPGDVFYLHSRLLERAAKVNSNDSIAQQMNDLPESIKHLVKGGGSLTALPIIETQAGDVSAYIPTNVISITDGQIFLESNLFNAGVRPAINVGISVSRVGGNAQIKSMKKVAGTLKLDQAQYRELEAFSKFGSDLDASTKLVLDKGARNVEILKQGQFSPVSVEKQVAIIYVGTKNLMRNVPVNKVREFEEEFVNQLEQRHPEVLAGLKAGKFDDSLTSVLETVAKEISAKY
- a CDS encoding patatin-like phospholipase family protein — its product is MKIGLVLSGGGIRGIAHLGVLKALKEKNIAITHITGTSAGAIAGALYANQVDPYDALKIFQNTRLLRLLKLAFGKPALLNLESSYKLFREYLPHDSFEQLKIPLTITATNFNNGKLAYFSHGENLIKKVLASCCIPGVFTPIVIDDNFYVDGGVLNNFPVEPLLSKCDYIIGSSCNHLSPIGGIRGIKHILERTATLSVNHDIEEKIKKVDLLIEPENLGNVGLFEINRAEEIYWIAHEKALKKLTEAGLS